A genomic window from Flavobacterium sp. I3-2 includes:
- a CDS encoding GIN domain-containing protein yields MRKIYFLLFTITILSSCKNPDVNNNSSEITSETVETAIYKIDSFNKITNKTIVNIEITDEVPLGEIHIISTKSNLEEIEHHISNNELIISQKNKTFTLKDNTQIIAKVNAENITKFSIAGAGYIKSSITQKSDKIETEIKGAGNLDLIINNNSVINKIEGLGNVSLKGRTNISETNIEGAGNLDAFDLETNTTIVSIDGVGNADVNVSENLTASISGVGNLTYKGNPKEIVKKKSGLGSINQY; encoded by the coding sequence ATGAGAAAAATTTATTTCTTACTATTTACAATTACAATCTTAAGTTCTTGTAAAAACCCTGATGTCAACAACAATTCATCAGAAATCACTTCTGAAACTGTAGAAACTGCAATTTATAAAATTGACTCTTTTAATAAAATAACAAATAAAACGATTGTTAATATCGAAATTACAGACGAAGTTCCTCTTGGAGAAATTCATATAATTTCTACTAAATCAAATCTTGAAGAAATAGAACATCATATTTCTAATAACGAATTAATCATTTCTCAAAAAAACAAAACATTTACATTAAAAGACAACACACAAATTATTGCAAAAGTCAATGCTGAGAATATTACAAAGTTTAGTATTGCTGGAGCTGGATACATTAAAAGTTCAATTACACAAAAATCCGATAAGATTGAAACTGAAATTAAAGGTGCTGGAAATTTAGATTTAATTATAAACAACAACTCCGTTATCAATAAAATTGAAGGTTTAGGAAATGTTTCACTAAAAGGAAGAACTAATATTTCTGAAACCAACATTGAAGGCGCAGGAAATTTAGACGCTTTTGATTTAGAAACAAACACTACAATTGTTTCGATTGATGGTGTTGGAAATGCAGATGTCAATGTTTCTGAAAACCTTACTGCTTCTATTTCTGGAGTTGGTAATTTAACTTATAAAGGAAATCCAAAAGAAATTGTAAAGAAAAAATCTGGTTTAGGTTCTATTAATCAATATTAA
- a CDS encoding OmpW/AlkL family protein → MKKLVLSMIAILGMSSTLFAQEANNSKETDYKKWQVRLRGVGVIPNPSAKIGTIGGGVDISTTFIPELDFTYFFTKNIAAELILGTSKHKVHTTGSNLTAVGLPNNVDVDLGSVMLLPPTLTAQYHFYPGEGAFAKPYVGAGINYTIFYNVKSGNMIKDVKYENRAAFALQAGSDFNIGKDFFVNVDVKYLFLKTDVTVDASNLVNGNTLDIPAEVKINPLLVGVGVGYRF, encoded by the coding sequence ATGAAAAAGTTAGTATTATCGATGATAGCAATTTTAGGAATGTCATCAACACTGTTTGCGCAAGAAGCAAATAATTCTAAAGAAACAGACTATAAAAAATGGCAAGTACGTTTACGTGGCGTTGGAGTAATTCCAAATCCAAGTGCAAAAATCGGTACAATTGGAGGAGGAGTTGATATTTCTACAACATTTATTCCAGAATTAGATTTCACTTATTTCTTTACAAAAAACATTGCTGCCGAATTAATTTTAGGAACATCAAAACACAAAGTTCACACAACTGGTTCAAATTTAACTGCTGTGGGCTTACCAAATAACGTAGATGTAGATTTAGGTTCGGTAATGTTATTACCGCCAACTTTAACAGCACAATACCATTTCTACCCAGGTGAAGGAGCGTTTGCTAAACCTTATGTTGGAGCTGGTATCAACTATACCATTTTTTACAATGTTAAATCTGGTAATATGATTAAAGACGTAAAATATGAAAATAGAGCCGCTTTTGCATTACAAGCTGGTTCTGATTTTAATATCGGAAAAGATTTCTTTGTAAACGTCGATGTTAAATATTTATTCTTGAAAACAGACGTTACTGTCGATGCATCAAATTTAGTTAACGGAAACACTTTAGATATTCCTGCAGAAGTAAAAATTAATCCATTATTAGTTGGTGTCGGAGTTGGATATCGTTTTTAA
- a CDS encoding HPP family protein: MSIKKNRTYRKTKYVIYKETLLNVNEHIWAFIGSFVGLGMICFLQFQALSKYDLTLLIGSFGASCVLIYGVIDSPLAQPRNFIGGHLISAIIGVTIFKLISILWIAAPLAVSLSIIAMQITKTLHPPGGATALIAVTGGTTITNLGYMYVLSPVLSGVIILLIAALIFNNIPKNRKYPKKSFHFFQKSSK; the protein is encoded by the coding sequence ATGTCAATTAAAAAAAACCGAACGTATAGGAAAACCAAATATGTCATTTATAAAGAAACTTTACTCAATGTAAACGAGCATATTTGGGCATTTATCGGCTCGTTTGTTGGGTTGGGAATGATTTGTTTTTTGCAATTCCAAGCCCTTTCAAAATATGATTTAACCTTATTGATTGGTTCTTTTGGTGCGAGTTGTGTTTTGATTTATGGTGTTATTGATAGTCCACTTGCACAACCTAGAAATTTTATTGGCGGTCATTTGATTTCCGCAATTATTGGAGTTACTATTTTTAAATTGATTTCCATTTTATGGATAGCTGCTCCATTAGCGGTTTCGTTATCTATCATCGCGATGCAAATTACCAAAACCTTACATCCTCCAGGAGGAGCAACAGCATTAATTGCAGTCACTGGCGGAACTACAATTACCAATTTAGGATATATGTATGTACTTTCGCCCGTTTTATCAGGCGTAATCATATTATTAATTGCAGCTTTAATATTTAATAATATTCCTAAAAACAGAAAATATCCAAAAAAATCATTTCATTTTTTTCAAAAGAGTTCGAAGTAA
- the mutS gene encoding DNA mismatch repair protein MutS — protein sequence MAKKEKEVKETPLMQQYNQIKSKYPDACLLFRVGDFYETFGEDAIRTAKILGITLTKRGAGSPSEIELAGFPHHSVNVYLPKLVKAGLRVAICDQLEDPKMTKTIVKRGVTELVTPGVAINDEVLQSKTNNFLAAVQFGKKHIGIAFLDVSTGEFLTSQGNEEYIDKLLQNFRPSEILVQKGTKNHFLHQFGSDFNLFYLEDWVFKEDYANETLTNHFKTNSLKGFGIEELQEGIIASGAVLYYLSETQHNRIQHISNIQRIAEDAYVWMDRFTIRNLELHNSSNQNATTLLDVIDKTLSPMGGRLLKRWLALPLKDKNKITDRYEVVSYLKEHQETLQFFQYQIKQISDLERLISKLAIGKISPREIIYLKESLDAIIPMKEKALQSNNESLKTIGDNFHACELLREKIKTTLNHDAPVALNKGNAIAAGINEELDELRNISSNGKNYLSDLETRESERTGIPSLKVAFNNVFGYYIEVRNTHKDKVPEEWIRKQTLVSAERYITEELKEYETKILGAEEKIARIEAEIYEKFINWCAQYIQPVQLNAGLVSMLDCLQSFAQLAIDNNYVRPTLVDEFVLDIKEGRHPVIEKQLPVGVPYISNDVYLDNDSQQIIMITGPNMSGKSAILRQTALIVLLAQMGSFVPASEVTMGIVDKIFTRVGASDNISMGESTFMVEMNETASILNNLTNRSLVLLDEIGRGTSTYDGISIAWAIAEYIHEHPNKAKTLFATHYHELNDMQEQFERIKNYNVSVKELKDNVLFLRKLVPGGSAHSFGIHVAKMAGMPQTVIAKAQKILKKLEASHKSDGKVQIKPEDDLQLSIFKLDDPLLEDIKEEILNLDINSLTPVEALMKLNEIKKMVSK from the coding sequence ATGGCAAAAAAAGAAAAAGAAGTAAAAGAAACTCCGTTAATGCAACAATACAACCAAATAAAAAGCAAATATCCAGATGCTTGCTTGTTATTTCGTGTTGGTGACTTTTATGAAACTTTTGGTGAAGATGCCATTCGAACCGCAAAAATATTAGGAATTACTTTAACCAAACGTGGCGCTGGAAGTCCGAGCGAAATTGAATTAGCAGGTTTTCCGCATCATTCGGTAAATGTATATTTACCAAAATTGGTTAAAGCTGGACTTCGTGTTGCGATTTGCGACCAATTAGAAGACCCAAAAATGACTAAAACTATCGTAAAACGTGGTGTTACCGAATTGGTTACTCCGGGTGTTGCAATAAATGACGAAGTTTTACAGTCTAAAACCAACAACTTTTTAGCTGCTGTTCAGTTTGGTAAAAAGCACATCGGAATTGCTTTCTTAGACGTTTCTACTGGAGAATTTTTAACTTCACAAGGAAACGAAGAATATATTGACAAACTTTTACAGAATTTTCGTCCGAGTGAAATTTTGGTTCAAAAAGGCACGAAAAATCATTTTTTACATCAATTTGGTTCTGATTTTAATTTGTTCTACTTAGAAGATTGGGTTTTTAAAGAAGATTATGCCAACGAAACGCTAACCAATCATTTTAAAACAAATTCTTTAAAAGGTTTCGGAATTGAAGAACTTCAAGAAGGAATTATCGCTTCTGGAGCAGTTTTATATTATTTGTCCGAAACGCAGCATAATCGCATTCAACATATTTCAAACATCCAACGAATAGCAGAAGATGCTTATGTTTGGATGGACCGTTTTACGATTAGAAACCTTGAATTACACAATAGTTCGAATCAAAATGCAACGACACTTTTAGATGTAATTGACAAAACCTTATCGCCAATGGGCGGACGTTTATTAAAACGTTGGTTGGCACTTCCGTTAAAAGACAAAAATAAAATTACCGATAGATATGAAGTTGTTTCTTACTTAAAAGAGCATCAAGAAACCTTACAATTCTTTCAATATCAAATCAAACAAATTTCAGATTTAGAACGTTTGATTTCAAAATTAGCGATTGGGAAAATTTCACCACGGGAAATCATTTATTTAAAAGAATCGTTAGATGCAATCATTCCGATGAAGGAAAAAGCATTGCAATCTAATAACGAATCATTAAAAACTATTGGCGATAATTTTCATGCTTGTGAATTGCTTCGCGAAAAAATCAAAACTACGTTAAATCATGACGCACCTGTCGCTTTAAACAAAGGAAATGCAATTGCTGCCGGAATTAACGAAGAATTAGATGAGTTGAGAAATATCTCATCGAACGGAAAAAATTATTTATCGGATTTAGAAACTCGAGAAAGCGAACGCACCGGAATTCCTTCCTTAAAAGTTGCATTCAATAATGTTTTCGGATATTATATCGAAGTTAGAAATACACATAAAGATAAAGTTCCAGAAGAATGGATTCGTAAGCAAACTTTGGTAAGTGCAGAACGCTATATTACGGAAGAATTAAAAGAATACGAAACCAAAATTCTAGGAGCCGAAGAAAAAATCGCTCGAATTGAAGCTGAGATTTACGAAAAGTTCATCAATTGGTGTGCGCAATATATTCAACCTGTTCAATTAAACGCAGGTTTGGTTTCGATGTTGGATTGTTTGCAATCGTTTGCACAACTAGCAATTGATAATAATTACGTTCGCCCTACTCTAGTTGACGAATTTGTTTTAGATATTAAAGAAGGTCGTCATCCGGTTATAGAAAAGCAATTACCGGTTGGAGTTCCGTATATTTCAAATGATGTATATTTAGATAACGATTCGCAACAAATCATCATGATTACCGGACCAAATATGTCGGGTAAATCTGCGATTTTACGTCAAACAGCATTGATTGTTTTATTGGCTCAAATGGGAAGTTTTGTGCCAGCAAGCGAAGTTACGATGGGAATTGTAGATAAGATTTTTACACGAGTTGGGGCATCAGATAACATTTCGATGGGCGAATCGACTTTTATGGTTGAAATGAACGAAACTGCATCTATCTTAAATAACTTAACCAACAGAAGTTTGGTTTTATTAGACGAAATTGGTCGAGGAACTTCTACTTATGATGGAATTTCGATTGCTTGGGCAATTGCAGAATATATTCACGAACATCCGAATAAAGCCAAAACGCTTTTTGCTACGCATTATCATGAATTAAATGATATGCAAGAACAATTTGAACGCATCAAAAATTACAATGTTTCGGTTAAAGAACTTAAAGATAACGTACTTTTCTTACGTAAATTGGTTCCAGGCGGAAGTGCACATAGTTTTGGAATTCACGTAGCAAAAATGGCTGGAATGCCACAGACGGTAATTGCAAAAGCTCAGAAAATATTAAAGAAATTAGAAGCGAGTCACAAATCAGACGGAAAAGTTCAAATTAAACCAGAAGATGATTTACAACTAAGCATCTTTAAATTAGATGATCCACTTTTAGAAGACATCAAAGAAGAAATATTGAATCTAGATATCAATTCATTAACGCCTGTAGAAGCATTGATGAAATTAAATGAAATCAAAAAAATGGTTAGTAAATAA
- a CDS encoding TetR/AcrR family transcriptional regulator yields the protein MSKKQDILNASLFLFTEQGARATSTKSIAKQAGVSEALIFKYFGTKDNLIEELIKKDYLDAIDFTRNFLAADSAEAFLIKFIDLPIALIDHQFDFWRMIYKILPLNPIAQQYHQNYMKPSLNKLKSSFETLNYKYPELEAETLLLLTDNVWKSYVSDRLSKERYQEIATLLKKKYALI from the coding sequence ATGTCAAAAAAACAAGATATCTTAAACGCTTCGCTTTTTCTATTCACAGAACAAGGCGCGCGAGCTACTTCGACAAAATCAATTGCAAAGCAAGCGGGTGTTTCTGAAGCTTTAATTTTTAAATATTTTGGAACGAAAGATAATTTAATTGAAGAACTTATAAAAAAAGATTATTTAGATGCCATCGATTTTACAAGAAACTTTCTCGCAGCTGATTCTGCTGAAGCATTTTTAATAAAATTTATTGATTTACCGATTGCTTTGATTGACCATCAATTTGATTTTTGGCGCATGATTTACAAAATTTTACCCTTGAATCCGATTGCACAACAATATCATCAAAATTACATGAAGCCTAGTTTAAACAAATTAAAATCTTCATTTGAAACTTTAAATTACAAATATCCTGAACTTGAAGCCGAAACTTTATTATTATTAACAGATAATGTTTGGAAAAGCTACGTTTCTGACAGACTTTCAAAAGAACGTTATCAAGAAATCGCTACCTTATTAAAAAAGAAATACGCTTTAATATAA
- a CDS encoding FUSC family protein, producing the protein MDTFIKKIITSQLIIYILRCVIGFLIGYEIMTAYPEHDLFWVLLSIILVISPEGKDSRRLTNDRVKSNLIGSMVGLCCVFINHEPTISLITVGIVATCIICYVLKVMNMARVAIVALLIVLLQPHLSNIELTPIFRAGTVVLGCFIGFSITLFSSIIIRKLKKHYKITES; encoded by the coding sequence ATGGATACGTTTATAAAAAAAATCATCACTTCACAATTAATCATTTACATTTTACGATGTGTAATTGGTTTTTTGATTGGTTATGAAATTATGACAGCTTATCCTGAACACGATTTATTTTGGGTTTTACTTTCGATTATTTTAGTTATTTCACCCGAAGGAAAAGATTCAAGACGATTGACTAATGACCGTGTAAAATCAAACTTAATTGGTTCAATGGTAGGTTTATGTTGTGTTTTCATCAATCACGAACCAACAATTTCATTAATCACAGTCGGAATCGTAGCAACATGTATTATTTGCTATGTTTTAAAAGTTATGAATATGGCGCGCGTTGCCATTGTAGCTTTGCTAATTGTTTTACTTCAACCTCATTTATCAAACATCGAATTAACGCCAATTTTCAGAGCGGGAACTGTGGTTTTAGGATGTTTTATCGGATTTTCGATAACATTATTTTCTTCTATAATCATTCGAAAACTTAAAAAGCATTATAAAATTACCGAAAGTTAA
- a CDS encoding RNA methyltransferase, producing MKKLVLDELNRINVEEFKQAEKTPIIIVLDDIRSLHNIGAVFRTSDAFLIEKIYLCGITATPPNKEIHKTALGATDTVAWEYAKNVVEIVEKLKVENVDVYSVEQVENSIMLNDFSVSENVKYALVFGNEVKGVSQEVVNLSNGVIEIPQLGTKHSLNISVSAGIVIWDLFQKLQTLK from the coding sequence ATGAAAAAATTAGTTTTAGACGAGTTAAATCGCATAAATGTTGAGGAATTTAAACAAGCTGAAAAAACTCCGATTATAATTGTGTTAGATGATATTCGCAGTTTACATAATATTGGTGCTGTTTTTAGAACTTCGGATGCCTTTTTGATTGAGAAAATTTATTTATGCGGAATTACTGCAACGCCTCCAAATAAAGAGATTCACAAAACGGCTTTAGGTGCAACTGATACTGTTGCATGGGAATATGCTAAAAATGTAGTTGAGATTGTAGAAAAATTAAAAGTAGAAAATGTCGATGTTTACTCGGTTGAGCAAGTTGAAAATTCGATTATGCTAAATGATTTTTCGGTTTCTGAAAACGTAAAATATGCTTTGGTGTTCGGAAACGAGGTTAAAGGTGTTTCGCAAGAAGTGGTTAATTTATCTAACGGTGTGATTGAAATTCCACAATTAGGAACCAAACATTCATTGAATATATCGGTTAGTGCTGGAATTGTAATTTGGGATTTATTTCAAAAATTACAAACTTTAAAATAA
- the folK gene encoding 2-amino-4-hydroxy-6-hydroxymethyldihydropteridine diphosphokinase: MYKQHQIILSLGSNQGNRKNNLQQAIDLINHEVGSVISISPIYETPSWGFESDAFYNCAILIHSFKSAEDILNRCLQIEKRLGRIRNQTSGYAARSIDIDLVSYNEEIISTENLNIPHPFVQDRKFVLKPCCDIKSDWVHPKLKKTFKDLLTETSDISEIKKVDTLTNPLDKYTFNQLNFIAIEGNIGSGKTTLTQKIAADFNAKTVLERFADNPFLPQFYKHPTRYAFPLEMSFLADRYSQISEDLGQLDLFKDFIVADYYIYKSLIFAQVTIDEDEFRLYKNIFDIMYKEVTQPDLYIYLHQETNRLLDNIKKRGRSYESEIPADYLNKINKSYADFIKINKNQNTLVIDMTEIDLIENQEDYIAILNQIQDKIKTN; this comes from the coding sequence ATGTATAAACAACATCAAATTATTCTTTCGTTAGGAAGCAACCAAGGCAATAGAAAAAACAATTTACAACAAGCTATCGACTTAATTAATCACGAAGTTGGCAGCGTTATTTCTATTTCTCCGATTTACGAAACACCTTCTTGGGGTTTTGAAAGTGATGCTTTCTATAATTGTGCGATTTTAATTCACAGTTTTAAATCGGCCGAAGATATTCTAAATCGTTGTTTACAAATCGAAAAGCGATTGGGTAGAATCAGAAATCAAACTTCTGGTTATGCCGCTCGAAGTATTGATATTGATTTGGTTTCGTATAACGAAGAAATCATTTCAACAGAAAATTTAAACATTCCGCATCCGTTTGTTCAAGACCGCAAATTTGTTTTAAAACCTTGTTGTGATATAAAATCCGATTGGGTACATCCAAAATTGAAAAAAACTTTTAAAGATTTATTGACAGAAACTTCTGACATATCTGAAATTAAAAAAGTGGATACATTAACAAATCCGTTGGATAAATACACGTTTAATCAATTAAATTTTATTGCAATTGAAGGAAACATCGGTTCTGGAAAAACAACTTTAACACAAAAAATTGCCGCAGATTTTAATGCCAAAACCGTTTTAGAACGATTTGCCGACAATCCGTTTTTACCGCAGTTTTATAAACACCCGACGCGATATGCTTTTCCGTTAGAAATGTCTTTTTTAGCTGATAGATATTCACAGATTTCTGAAGATTTAGGTCAGCTAGATTTGTTTAAGGATTTTATTGTAGCCGATTATTACATTTACAAATCATTGATTTTTGCTCAAGTTACGATTGATGAAGATGAATTTCGTTTATACAAAAACATTTTCGACATCATGTATAAAGAAGTTACCCAGCCTGATTTGTATATTTATTTGCATCAAGAAACCAATCGATTATTAGATAATATAAAGAAAAGAGGTCGTAGTTACGAATCTGAAATTCCGGCAGATTATCTAAATAAGATAAATAAAAGTTATGCGGATTTTATCAAAATAAATAAAAATCAAAATACGTTGGTGATTGATATGACTGAAATCGATTTAATCGAAAATCAAGAAGATTACATTGCGATTTTAAATCAGATTCAAGATAAAATAAAAACGAACTAA